The Alicyclobacillus vulcanalis DNA window GTCCTCCTGGGACCTGCGCTGTGCCACGGCGAGCTGGGACGCGCGTCCGATGCTCGCGGGAAGTCTCAAAAAGGCTGTCGACCACTCGCCTGCGTGCCGGAGAGTCACGCGGGGCGGGCCTGCGCACAGCCGCGCGGGCGCCCACGGTTCGGGCGAGGGCGCGCGGCGAAGTTCCCCTGAGACCGCTTCCACACAGCGAGCCGTCTCGTCGTCGCGCCATTCGCCGTGGGCCGCTGTGGTGAGCACGGCGTCCGTGGCGTCGAACACGATGCAGAGAAAGGGAGAGGGTTCGGGGTGCGTGGCGGCGAGATCGCGCAAAAATTCGAAAAAGGACGCTTCGCGCGCTTGGAGCCTGGACGCTGGCGCACCCGGCTTGAGGCGAGCTACGGTCGGCGCGCCCGAAGCCGTGCTCGCTCTCGTGGACTCGTTGTCATTGGATGCGATGGATGCGAATGCAGAGCCCAATGTGACGACCACCTTTGACGGCATTGCGAACAAATTTCTACACTTGTATCCATTATGCGACCTCGGGAGACCAGGCACAAGGGTGTGAATTCCAGTTCACGCTTTTTCGACAAAGCTTCCGAGATTTCGATAGGCAAAGTGTCGAGCGCGGTGAATGCCTCGAGACGGCGGGGGAGGGACGTGGCGGCCGTCGCAGATGGGCGCGAAGCGCCCGCCGCTCAGGAAGGCGTGGGCTGACTCGGCGGGTGGCCGCTTGCAAACCGCGCCGTGCGCCGATGAAGATCGGCGAACATCGCTTCGGCGCTCGCCAGGGCGGCAAGTCCAGCCTCCGTCACGCCGCCTGGGACGCAGATGGCGTCGAGCACCTCGTCGAATGAAAAACCGGCCTCGAGCAGGCGGGCGAGCCCGAGCGCCGTTTCGCGGATGAGTTCCTCCGCTTCCTCGCGGGAGAGGGCACCGGTCTTCGAGGCTGCCTCCGCCCACGCGAGGTAAAGGCGCGCGAGAAACGCGGGCCCACAGCTCGTCAGGTCGGACGCCACGCGGAGCTCGTGGTCAGAGACGGCATACGGCTTTCCGAGCGGCGTCAGGAGCTGCTCCACGCGGCGCTGGATGCGCTCCCCGGTTCTCGGGTCGATGGCGCGTGGATAGACCACGAGGATGACGCCCGCCTTGGCCCACTGGGTGAGGCTCGGCACCATCTTGACCGGCACCGCCCGGGTCAGGCGCTGCCAC harbors:
- a CDS encoding pyrroline-5-carboxylate reductase dimerization domain-containing protein; protein product: MTIGIIGTGHMGGMLAALLAETSGERVLVFNRTPEKAALVAKRHANIAVAPDLRTVAEACDAVVLCTRAPDGEAVMREIGPRLAPETLLLTTISTVDLAAWQRLTRAVPVKMVPSLTQWAKAGVILVVYPRAIDPRTGERIQRRVEQLLTPLGKPYAVSDHELRVASDLTSCGPAFLARLYLAWAEAASKTGALSREEAEELIRETALGLARLLEAGFSFDEVLDAICVPGGVTEAGLAALASAEAMFADLHRRTARFASGHPPSQPTPS